From Streptomyces sp. SCSIO 75703:
CCAGGTGTGGCCGACCAGTCCGCCGGCGAGGGCGCCGGTGCCGTCCAGGGCCCACACGTGCAGCGGGCTGTCGCGTTCCTGCTCGGTGCCGCGCAGCGAACGGAGCGCCGCCGAGGCGGAGGTGTCGGCGTCCCGCAGGCGGGTGCGCAGGAGTTCGCGCCGTGTCCTGTCCACTTCTGTCACGAGCCGGAACATGCGGCTCACCCTAGGGCCTCCGTTTGGGCCACGCCGGGCTCGCGGGGCCCCTGATCCGGCCTGATCCACACGAAGGACCCTGGGCGCACCGGGCCGTCAGTTCGGCGAATCCCCCACCGCGCGGGGCCCCCGCCCGTACTCTGAGGGGCAGCACCGGCGGGGGGCCGGTGCCGATCAGGGGGCGGTTCGGCCGGGTACGGCACCCGGGTCGGGGGTAGCGGTTACTGGACGGCCGTGGCCGTGCGGACCGCGGCGACCCGACCCCGGACACCAGCGCATCGACGGACACGGGGGCCGCGGGCGCCGTACCCGTGCGGTGGCGTCTTCCGGTGATGGTCTCCCCTTGCTCCTCGGGAGCCTGGGGAAGGGGGGTTTCGTGGTTCGAGTCCGAGTCCTGGTCGTGGACGACCACCGCATCTTCGCCGAGTCGCTCGCCGCGGCCCTGGCCGCCGAGCCGGACGTCGAGGTCTTCGCGGCCGGCAGCGGTCCGGCGGCGCTGCGGTGCCTGGAGCGGGCCGCGGCCGACGGCCGCCGGTTCGACGTGCTGCTCGTCGACGCCGACCTCGGCGGCCGGCCGCCCGGCGCCCGTCCGGCGGTCTCCGTGCGCGAGGGCGACGCGGAGGGGATGGTGGACGGCATCTCGCTGGTCGCCGGCGTGCGCTCGGCGCAGCCCGGGGTGCGGAGCGTGGTCCTCGCCGAGCGGGACGACCCGCGGCGCGCGGCCCTCGCGCTCCAGGCGGGCGCCTGCGGCTGGGTGGCCAAGGACTGCTCCCTGTCCCGGCTGCTCAGCGTCATCCGGGGCGTGCTGCGCGACGAGACGCACCTGCCGCCCGCGCTGCTGACCGGCGTGCTGCGCGAACTGACCGCCGCCCGCAAGCACCGCACCGAGAGCGAGCGGCTGGTGGAGTCGCTGACCCCGCGCGAGCGGGAGGTGCTGCGGTGCATGGTCGCCGGGCTCGGGCGCAAGGCGGTCGCCGAGCGGCTGTACCTCTCCCCGCACACTGTGCGCACCCACATGCAGAACGTCCTCGGCAAGCTGGGCGTCCACTCCACCCTCGCCGCGGTCGCCCTGGCCCGGCGGGCCGGGGTCGGTCCGGTGGACCTGGGGCCCGACGGGCGGATGGGTCCGGAGGAGAGCAACAGCGCCTGAGCGCGGGCGCGGTCCGCTCAGCCGGGGATGTTGTCGAAGGGGCCGGTGAGCCGCCGCAGCAGGCCGGCCAGTTCGCCGCGCTGGGTGTGGGACAGTTCGGCGAGGATGGCCCGCTCCTGGTCCAGCAGCCCCGCCAGCGCCTGGTCGGCGCGGTCCCGGCCCTCGTCGGTGAGGCGGACCAGCACGCCGCGCCGGTCGTTCGGGTCCGGCAGCCGCTCCACCAGGCCCTTCTTGGCCAGGCGGTCGATGCGGTTGGTCATCGTGCCCGAGGTGACCAGGGTCTGGGTGAGCAGTTGCCCCGGGGAGAGCTGGTAGGGGGTGCCCGCGCGGCGCAGCGCCGTCAGGACGTCGAACTCCCAGGGCTCCAGGTGGTGCTCGGCGAATGCCAGCCGACGCGCGCGGTCCAGGTGCCGGGCGAGCCGGCTGACCCGGCTCAGCACCTCCAGCGGTTCCACGTCGAGGTCCGGGCGCTCCCGGCGCCACGCTGCGACCAGCCGATCGACCTCGTCCTCCATGACGATCAGTGTAGTGGTTGTGTCGACGTGAAGTCTCTTGATGTCGACTGTCTTGACATCGAGAGATCCCTCCGGTGAGGCTGGGTACACCCGCCCCTACGGTCTTCCCCTCCGGAGGCGCCTCATGTCCGCCGACTGGGACCCCGCCCGCTACCTGCGCCACGCCGGGCCCCGCGCCCGCCCGTTCGCCGACCTCCTCGCCCGCGTCCCGGACCTGCCCTCGGACCGGCCCCGCGTCGCGGACCTCGGCTGCGGCCCCGGCGCCCTCACCGCCCGCCTCGCCGACCGCTGGCCCGCCGCCCGCGTCACCGGGTACGACACCTCCGCCGCGATGCTGGAACGGGCCCGCGCGCACGCCGGGCCCACCCCGGGCGGCGGCAGCGTGGACTTCGCCGCCGCGGACATCGCCACCTGGACACCGGACGGGCCCCACGACCTGATCGCCAGCAACGCCGCCCTCCAGTGGGTGCCCGGCCACGCCGGACGCCTCCCGGCGTGGATCGCCGCCCTCGCCCCCGGCGGCGTGCTCGCCTTCCAGGTGCCCGGCAACTTCGACGCCCCCAGCCACCGCCTGATGCGCGAACTCGCCGCCGCTCCCCGGTGGCGGGACCGGCTCGGCGGCGTCCTGCGCCACGGCGACGCCGTCCACACCCCCGCCGAGTACCTCGCGGCCCTCACCGCCGAGGGGTGCGCGGCCGACGTGTGGGAGACGACGTACCTCCACCTGCTGCCCGGCGAGGACCCCGTCCTGGACTGGGTCTCGGGGACCGGGCTGCGGCCCGTCCTCACCGCCCTCGCGGACGACCCGGAGGCGCGGGACGCCTTCCTCGCCGAGTACGGCGCCGCGCTGCGCACCGCCTACCCGGCGGGCCCGCACGGCACCCCGTTCCCCTTCCGCCGCGTCTTCGCCGTCGCCCGCAAGGAGCGGTGACCGCCGGGGCCGGCGGCGCCCTCGTGGTGACGGCCGTCGCGCAGCGGCTACGCCTTGCGGTGGCCGATCAGGCGGGGGCGGGGTTCGAGGCCGTCGAGGCCGTGCCAGGCGAGGTTGACGAGGTGGGCCGCCACCTCCGCCTTCTTCGGGCGGCGCACGTCCAGCCACCACTGGCCGGTCAGCGCCACCATGCCCACCAGCGCCTGCGCGTACAGCGGGGCCAGCTTGGCGTCGAAGCCGCGGTTCTTGAACTCGCGGCCCAGGATGTCCTCCACCTGCGTGGCGATGTCCGAGATCAGCGAGGCGAAGGAGCCGGTGGACTGCGGGATGGGGGAGTCGCGGACCAGGATGCGGAAGCCGTCCGTGTACTCCTCGATGTAGTCGAGGAGCGCGAAGGCGGCCTGTTCGCACAGCTCGCGCGGATGGCCGGCCGTCAGCGAGCCGGTCACCATGTCCAGCAGCCGCCGCATCTCGCGGTCCACGACCACCGCGTACAGGCCCTCCTTGCCACCGAAGTGCTCGTACACCACCGGCTTGGACACCCCGGCCTTCGCCGCGATCTCCTCCACCGAGGTGCCCTCGAAGCCCTTCGCGGCGAAGAGGGTGCGACCGATCTCCAGCAGTTGCTGGCGGCGCTCCGCACCGGTCATGCGGGTGCGGCGCGCACGCCGCGGCTTGTCGTTGCTGGGGGTGCTCGAGTCGGTCGCCACGGCGCCCATCATGCCGCCTCGGCGGTTTCCCTCCTCCGGCGGGAGCCGCCTCCGCCCGCGTGGCGGCGCGCATCGATACGCGCGCGCGACGGCCAGCGCACGTCGTACGCCCAACCCAGCCGTTCGAACCAGCGGATCAGCCGGGCGCTGGAGTCGATCTGGCCGCGCTCCACACCGTGCCGCGCGGAGGTCGGGTCGGCGTGGTGCAGGTTGTGCCAGGACTCGCCGCAGGACAGGACCGCCAGCCACCACACGTTGCCCGAGCGGTCCCGCGACTTGAACGGCCGCTTGCCCACCGCGTGGCAGATCGAGTTGATCGACCACGTGACGTGGTGCAGCAAAGCCACCCGAACGAGGGACCCCCAGAAGAAGCCGGTGAAGGCACCCCACCACGACATGGTGACCAGGCCGCCGATCAGCGCCGGCAGCGCGAGGGAGACCGCCGTCCACAGCACGAACTGGCGGGAGACCGCCCGCAGCGCCGGGTCCTTGATCAGGTCGGGGGCGTACTTGTCCTGCGGGGTCTGCTCCTCGTCGAACATCCAGGCGACGTGGGCCCACCACAGGCCCTTGAGCAGCGCCGGGACCGTCTCCCCGTACCGCCACGGCGAGTGGGGGTCGCCCTCGGCGTCGGAGAACTTGTGGTGCTTGC
This genomic window contains:
- a CDS encoding response regulator transcription factor — translated: MVRVRVLVVDDHRIFAESLAAALAAEPDVEVFAAGSGPAALRCLERAAADGRRFDVLLVDADLGGRPPGARPAVSVREGDAEGMVDGISLVAGVRSAQPGVRSVVLAERDDPRRAALALQAGACGWVAKDCSLSRLLSVIRGVLRDETHLPPALLTGVLRELTAARKHRTESERLVESLTPREREVLRCMVAGLGRKAVAERLYLSPHTVRTHMQNVLGKLGVHSTLAAVALARRAGVGPVDLGPDGRMGPEESNSA
- a CDS encoding MarR family transcriptional regulator, whose protein sequence is MEDEVDRLVAAWRRERPDLDVEPLEVLSRVSRLARHLDRARRLAFAEHHLEPWEFDVLTALRRAGTPYQLSPGQLLTQTLVTSGTMTNRIDRLAKKGLVERLPDPNDRRGVLVRLTDEGRDRADQALAGLLDQERAILAELSHTQRGELAGLLRRLTGPFDNIPG
- a CDS encoding fatty acid desaturase translates to MTTRSDVIPEPSKTPDGTPAATATLGGEQKRSIEQISLLLFIIVPFLALVAAVPLAWGWGVSWLDLGLMVFFYFLGCHGITIGFHRHFTHGSFKAKRPLKIALAIAGSMAVEGPLVRWVADHRKHHKFSDAEGDPHSPWRYGETVPALLKGLWWAHVAWMFDEEQTPQDKYAPDLIKDPALRAVSRQFVLWTAVSLALPALIGGLVTMSWWGAFTGFFWGSLVRVALLHHVTWSINSICHAVGKRPFKSRDRSGNVWWLAVLSCGESWHNLHHADPTSARHGVERGQIDSSARLIRWFERLGWAYDVRWPSRARIDARRHAGGGGSRRRRETAEAA
- a CDS encoding TetR/AcrR family transcriptional regulator; the encoded protein is MMGAVATDSSTPSNDKPRRARRTRMTGAERRQQLLEIGRTLFAAKGFEGTSVEEIAAKAGVSKPVVYEHFGGKEGLYAVVVDREMRRLLDMVTGSLTAGHPRELCEQAAFALLDYIEEYTDGFRILVRDSPIPQSTGSFASLISDIATQVEDILGREFKNRGFDAKLAPLYAQALVGMVALTGQWWLDVRRPKKAEVAAHLVNLAWHGLDGLEPRPRLIGHRKA
- a CDS encoding trans-aconitate 2-methyltransferase, translated to MSADWDPARYLRHAGPRARPFADLLARVPDLPSDRPRVADLGCGPGALTARLADRWPAARVTGYDTSAAMLERARAHAGPTPGGGSVDFAAADIATWTPDGPHDLIASNAALQWVPGHAGRLPAWIAALAPGGVLAFQVPGNFDAPSHRLMRELAAAPRWRDRLGGVLRHGDAVHTPAEYLAALTAEGCAADVWETTYLHLLPGEDPVLDWVSGTGLRPVLTALADDPEARDAFLAEYGAALRTAYPAGPHGTPFPFRRVFAVARKER